The following proteins are encoded in a genomic region of Gouania willdenowi chromosome 6, fGouWil2.1, whole genome shotgun sequence:
- the ripor1 gene encoding rho family-interacting cell polarization regulator 1 isoform X3, producing the protein MVKAYSASSVSKEARESLAEANKGYKEYTENMCVLESEFENQMGEFHIRMKGLAGFARLCAGDQYEIFMKFGRQRWKLRGRIEINGKQVWDSEEMLFLPLINEFLSIKVIEVKSLANHVVVGNVSCETKDLFAALPQTVAVDINDLGTIKLSLEVTWNPFDKDDQVSIASTVNKAPSVSKRLSTIFNQTPPDTPSLREQAFYNMLRRREDLDNRTAWSNSSESSDDSSSPQLSVQGLRNSTLPKTFTVTQDIESAGRESSCSPHDVSNGCRDSSFSPRHSTPVSTVCGLTTREVEHPECVEEEEASETQPPGAAVDTGSGRYSRALSHISESSADGLLVTDRLAGETGEEMSLLSVISISDIEMELHNRTLESPSFPATDVSSAKLCVSEETSAAEIVEHRTMDPDHQFILNTVIDSSTPPDSSKGTYVAQRVTVEEDRPSAGADCAYRGCDNTVDSGLEDALGAVVSSLDDYRGQFPELLLLEQELKLLQVTLKGGRHSRSPSVASLTVETALGSFNFLNTSDCDDEEDEGTLRRRGRNGRALQDRGLESPPSPLTTGCSSLDGALVVHIKNCSDQLLHLGMFGPLRCREMYALDKLLREAQVVGMIRQITKDNPRRPRQPAEVIPQLGLCLGAVSLWTQCVGLESVYTVSAQKFLAMLSSLYSNLLPEKSDTVFQCLVERVLDQKLPRRRENREQVTVFQLWSYIDSNGINDMETHIIELAQEVWLVERLTSCDQDVIVQALRRPVECSLRREGLHAVTKLLKDPRGKVSASARSVLRSLEAQPRQREQALVSCLELLEDDSVDIRVCGCKALACLKAKESIDQLVYLCRMDKEEVREAAKQTLLLLGEEGKMAHRHVETSQDSLPRLFAPGSMASTAF; encoded by the exons GTCTGGCTGGATTTGCTCGGCTATGTGCTGGTGACCAGTACGAG ATTTTTATGAAGTTTGGCCGTCAGAGGTGGAAGCTTCGAGGTAGAATAGAGATCAATGGCAAGCAAGTGTGGGACAGTGAAGAGATGTTGTTCCTGCCTCTCATCAATGAGTTTCTATCTATAAAG GTAATAGAGGTAAAGAGCTTAGCCAATCACGTGGTTGTTGGGAATGTTTCCTGTGAAACCAAGGATCTCTTTGCAGCACTACCGCAGACAGTTGCAGTAGACATTAATGACCTGGGGACCATTAAACTAAGCCTTGAAGTCACTTGGAA TCCCTTTGACAAAGACGACCAGGTCTCAATTGCAAGTACCGTCAACAAGGCTCCATCTGTCAGTAAGAGATTATCAACCATCTTCAACCAGACGCCACCAGACACGCCATCATTACGAGAACAAGCTTTCTAT AACATGCTTCGGCGCCGTGAAGACTTGGATAATAGAACGGCATGGTCTAATTCCTCGGAATCCTCGGATGACTCCTCCAGCCCTCAGCTTTCTGTGCAAGGGCTCCGCAACTCCACACTTCCAAAG ACGTTTACGGTGACACAAGACATTGAGTCTGCCGGAAGAGAAAGTTCCTGCTCACCACACGATGTTTCCAATGGCTGCAGAGACTCCTCTTTCTCACCTCGACACTCCACACCAGTCAGCACAGTCTGTGGGCTCACCACCAG AGAAGTGGAGCATCCTGAGtgtgtggaggaggaggaggcgtcAGAGACGCAGCCTCCTGGTGCAGCAGTGGACACAGGGTCAGGACGCTACTCACGCGCTCTCAGTCATATCAGTGAAAGCAGTGCTGATGGGTTGCTAGTGACTGACAGGTTAGCAGGTGAAACAGGGGAAGAGATGTCTCTTCTTTCAGTGATATCCATCAGTGACATTGAGATGGAGCTGCATAACAGAACTCTAGAGTCGCCCAGCTTTCCTGCCACAGACGTGTCATCAGCCAAGCTCTGTGTCTCTGAGGAAACATCAGCTGCTGAAATAGTAGAGCATCGCACTATGGATCCTGACCATCAGTTCATTCTGAACACTGTCATAGATAGTAGCACACCCCCTGATAGCAGTAAGGGCACATATGTAGCCCAGCGGGTGACAGTGGAGGAGGACAGGCCCAGTGCTGGAGCAGACTGTGCATACAGAGGATGTGATAACACAGTGGACAGCGGGCTGGAGGATGCCCTGGGAGCAGTGGTTTCCTCTTTAGATGATTACCGAGGACAGTTCCCTGAGCTACTACTGCTGGAGCAGGAGCTGAAACTACTGCAAGTCACTCTCAAG ggtggCCGACACAGCCGCTCACCCAGTGTGGCTAGCCTCACAGTGGAAACAGCCCTGGGCAGCTTCAACTTCCTCAACACATCCGActgtgatgatgaggaggatgaaGGAACGCTGAGAAGGAGAGGTAGAAATGGAAG GGCTCTGCAGGACAGAGGCTTGGAAAGCCCCCCCTCTCCCCTCACCACAGGTTGTAGCAGTCTAGATGGTGCTCTGGTTGTTCACATAAAGAACTGCAGTGATCAGCTATTG CATCTGGGGATGTTTGGTCCTCTTCGATGTCGAGAGATGTACGCCCTGGACAAGTTACTGAGGGAGGCACAAGTGGTGGGAATGATTCGACAAATCACCAAAGACAACCCCCGCCGCCCCCGACAGCCTGCTGAAG TGATACCCCAGCTCGGTCTGTGTCTGGGTGCAGTATCTCTATGGACACAGTGTGTGGGGCTGGAAAGCGTGTACACAGTTTCTGCTCAGAAGTTCCTGGCAATGCTGTCTTCACTCTACTCCAACTTGCTGCCTGAAAAGTCGGACACGG TTTTTCAGTGTCTAGTTGAGCGAGTGTTGGATCAAAAATTACCAAGGCGACGAGAGAATAGAGAACAAGTCACTGTGTTCCAGCTATGGAGTTACATAGACTCCAATGGCATTAATGACATGGAAACACATATTATTGAGCTTGCACAAGAAG TGTGGCTGGTGGAGAGGCTGACATCCTGTGATCAGGATGTGATAGTCCAAGCTCTGCGTCGGCCTGTAGAATGCAGCCTCAGAAGAGAAGGACTTCATGCTGTCACTAAGCTGTTGAAAGACCCTCGGGGCAAAGTATCTGCATCAGCAAGATCTGTGCTGAGAAGCCTAGAGGCTCAGCCTAGGCAGAGAGAGCAG GCACTGGTCAGCTGCCTGGAGCTACTGGAAGATGACAGTGTGGACATCAGAGTCTGTGGATGCAAGGCCTTGGCGTGTCTAAAG GCTAAGGAAAGCATCGATCAGTTGGTGTACCTATGTCGAATGGACAAGGAGGAGGTCCGAGAAGCTGCCAAACAAACACTGTTACTGCTGG